From a region of the Oryzias melastigma strain HK-1 linkage group LG4, ASM292280v2, whole genome shotgun sequence genome:
- the clcc1 gene encoding chloride channel CLIC-like protein 1, producing MLLVFLCCGLCLTGLGQQANGGWLDPFDMLNYDSSSKTMRNSESQTRDIAEDEPQQKTNQAVLPQCNQHVTDLLEQIKEQKNKINIISQQSSCNPAFKRFLNRLLKEVHRVGGPSQSEDGKYDASIKLSKQAIKEIQSLVDGEDRWKTGALDNALSQILVDLRPHDFEAWRWRFEDTFGVELDTVIKIGIFILIVTVIISTELWSTISWFLQFRRMFIICFFVSIIWNWFYLYKIAFAEHKNNLIKMDKDYENCRGLKQITWSDSLKEWYRSTWTLQDDPCKKYHEVLMVNPILLVPPMKAITMTITTFITDPLKHLGQGISEFLRALLKDLPVTLQIPVLIVITLSILVFMYGSVQAVFQHGILAPFRRPQRERPHPVIEPPPPNPLRIEDRANEEARVQPAVEAVPRNRADNARVERNNIHHRRGPPVETLRSARNEVDSHLRGDVSEEERTSSETEPENQQSDVAASGDNVNTVELKPKKNKSNLKTSKSPQLKNFSGDNRSREDAAASSQAGERQPGVQEVQDAGTPGDDAATSSLLREIELVGSPVQETRLTDEI from the exons ATGCTGTTGGTTTTTCTTTGCTGCGGTCTGTGTCTGACCGGGTTAGGACAGCAAGCTAACGGCGGGTGGCTTGACCCCTTCGACATGCTAAACTACGACTCCAGCTCCAAAACAATGAGGAACTCCGAG TCACAAACCCGCGACATTGCTGAAGACGAGCCCcagcagaaaacaaaccagGCTGTGCTGCCCCAATGTAACCAGCATGTCACAGATCTACTGGAACAG ATTAAAgagcaaaagaataaaatcaacaTCATCTCCCAACAATCGTCATGCAATCCTGCTTTCAAGAGGTTCCTAAACAGACTCCTGAAGGAAGTGCACAGAGTTGGTGGG CCTTCTCAGTCTGAAGATGGTAAATATGACGCCAGCATAAAGTTGTCCAAACAAGCCATAAAAGAGATCCAGTCACTGGTGGACGGTGAAGATCGGTGGAAAACTGGAGCTCTGGACAATGCTTTAAGCCAGATTCTGGTGGATCTTAGGCCTCATGATTTTGAAGCCTGGAGGTGGCGTTTTGAGGACACTTTTGGCGTGGAGCTTGACACTGTAATAAAG ATTGGAATATTTATTCTCATCGTAACAGTGATCATCTCTACCGAGTTGTGGTCCACCATCTCCTGGTTTTTGCAATTTAGAAGAATGTTTATCATCTGTTTTTTCGTCAGTATTATCTGGAACTGGTTCTATCTTTATAAG aTTGCCTTTgctgaacacaaaaacaatttaataaagATGGACAAAGACTATGAGAATTGCAGAGGACTGAAGCAAATTACCTGGAGTGACAGCCTGAAAG AGTGGTACCGAAGCACATGGACTCTTCAGGATGATCCCTGTAAGAAATACCACGAGGTTCTCATGGTCAACCCCATCCTGCTGGTTCCTCCAATGAAG gctattactATGACAATTACAACCTTTATCACAGATCCTTTGAAGCACTTAGGTCAGGGAATCAGTGAGTTTCTCCGAGCCCTCCTGAAAGATCTGCCAGTTACCCTGCAGATCCCAGTCCTCATCGTCATCACCCTCTCCATATTG GTGTTCATGTATGGCAGTGTGCAGGCAGTTTTCCAGCATGGCATCCTGGCACCTTTTCGTCGTCCTCAAAGGGAGAGGCCTCATCCAGTCATTGAGCCGCCTCCGCCAAATCCCTTGAGGATAGAAGATCGAGCTAACGAGGAAGCAAGGGTTCAACCTGCAGTTGAGGCTGTCCCAAGGAACCGAGCCGACAACGCCAGAGTGGAAAGGAACAATATTCACCACAGGCGAGGACCACCTGTGGAGACGCTCAGGTCTGCTAGAAACGAAGTGGACTCTCATCTGCGGGGGGATGTTTCTGAAGAAGAGAGAACTTCTTCTGAGACGGAGCCTGAAAACCAGCAGTCGGACGTGGCAGCAAGCGGAGACAATGTGAACACAGTTGagttaaaacctaaaaaaaacaagtccaatttaaaaacgtcaaaaagtccACAGTTGAAGAATTTTTCTGGAGATAATCGCAGCAGGGAGGATGCAGCTGCCAGCTCTCAAGCAGGAGAAAGGCAGCCTGGAGTGCAAGAAGTTCAG GATGCAGGAACTCCAGGAGACGATGCCGCCACCTCTTCTTTGCTGAGAGAAATCGAGTTGGTTGGGTCTCCTGTTCAGGAGACGCGTCTAACAGACGAAATATAG
- the mcoln2 gene encoding mucolipin-2 — MELLVRYLERSNSFSSALTPEVIKEEKLRDDLKYYFMSPCEKYRARRHIPWKMGVQILKIVMITTQLVLFGLNNQLVVSYKEENTMALKNLFIKGYSGVDEDDYSIAVYTQRDVYDSLFYVLDQYSQLGELSVGAISYAEDENGLFLPVTICKEYYKRGSLNPSDEAYDIDAQLETLCMEHDPRTANQWRKQNSSFFDLDFYRLVNIKVTFNLKGINLQTVRSRELPDCYSFYVTITFDNESHSGKVKIYLDIDAESSACRDWKISGTAQKNTHYLLVFDGFVILVCIISTTLCTRSIILAVRLLQRFSQFFHENFNRKVCEDDQKEFLNGWYVLVIVSDVLTVTGSILKMEIQAKSLTSYDVCSIFLGTSTLLVWVGVIRYLGYFQKYNVLILTMKAAFPKVLRFCCCAGMIYLGYTFCGWIVLGPYHEKFEGLSRVAECLFSLLNGDDMFTTFAQLKDKNILVWLFSRAYLYSFISLFIYMVLSLFIALITDSYETIKKYQNDGFPLTDLQKFLREQKDFPVVDDSSEKDVELKCSTFSCCKRFPVNDDIILIS; from the exons ATGGAGCTGCTGGTTCGTTATCTGGAGAGAAGCAACTCGTTCAG TTCTGCTCTGACTCCAGAGGTGATCAAAGAAGAGAAGCTGAGAGATGACCTGAAGTATTACTTCATGAGCCCCTGTGAGAAGTACAGAGCTCGACGACACATTCCCTGGAAAATGGGAGTCCAGATCCTAAAAATCGTCATGATCACCACACAA CTTGTCTTATTTGGCCTCAACAACCAGCTGGTGGTGTCctataaagaagaaaacacaatggctctaaaaaacctttttataaaGGGCTACAGCGGGGTGGATGAGGATGACTACTCCATAGCAGTCTACACACAGAGGGACGTCTACGACAGCCTATTTTATGTTCTCGATCAG TACAGCCAGCTGGGTGAGCTCTCCGTGGGCGCCATCAGTTACGCTGAAGATGAAAACGGCCTTTTTCTTCCTGTAACCATCTGTAAGGAGTATTACAAGCGGGGCAGTTTGAACCCGTCAGATGAGGCTTATGATATTGATGCCCAGTTAGAGACAC TTTGTATGGAACATGATCCAAGGACGGCCAATCAGTGGAGAAAGCAGAATTCCTCCTTTTTTGATCTGGACTTTTATAG gcttgttAACATCAAAGTGACCTTTAATTTGAAAGGCATCAACCTTCAGACAGTGCGTTCCCGGGAGCTGCCTGACTGCTACTCCTTCTATGTTACG ATCACGTTTGATAATGAGTCCCATAGCGGGAAAGTGAAAATCTACCTGGACATAGATGCTGAGAGCAGTGCATGCCGCGACTGGAAGATATCTGGAACAG ctcAGAAGAACACACACTATCTGCTGGTGTTCGACGGCTTTGTCATCCTAGTTTGCATCATATCAACCACGTTGTGCACACGCTCCATCATCCTGGCTGTCAGGTTGCTGCAG AGATTCTCACAGTTCTTCCACGAAAACTTTAACCGTAAAGTGTGTGAGGACGACCAAAAAGAGTTCCTGAACGGCTGGTATGTGCTGGTCATAGTCAGTGATGTATTGACTGTAACCGGCTCCATCCTGAAGATGGAAATACAAGCAAAG AGTCTTACTAGTTATGACGTATGCAGTATTTTCCTGGGAACATCTACGTTGTTGGTCTGGGTTGGAGTTATTAGATATTTGGGATACTTTCAGAAATACAAT GTCCTGATTTTAACCATGAAAGCAGCATTCCCCAAAGTTTTAcgtttctgctgctgtgctggcATGATCTACCTCGGCTACACGTTCTGCGGATGGATCGTACTCGGCCCGTATCACGAGAAG ttcgAGGGTTTGAGTCGTGTGGCGGAGTGCCTGTTTTCTCTCCTGAACGGTGATGACATGTTCACCACCTTCGCCCAGCTcaaggacaaaaacattttagtgtgGCTCTTCAGTCGGGCGTACCTCTACTCCTTCATCTCCCTCTTCATCTACATGGTGTTGTCTCTCTTCATCGCTCTCATCACCGACTCCTATGAAACCATCAAG AAATACCAAAACGATGGTTTCCCTCTGACAGACCTGCAGAAGTTCCTCCGAGAACAAAAAGATTTCCCTGTTGTCGACGACAGCAGCGAGAAAGACGTTGAGCTGAAATGCTCCACATTTAGCTGCTGCAAACG TTTTCCAGTAAATGACGACATCATACTCATAAGCTGA
- the lpar3 gene encoding lysophosphatidic acid receptor 3 (The sequence of the model RefSeq protein was modified relative to this genomic sequence to represent the inferred CDS: added 107 bases not found in genome assembly), with translation MDQQNQNQSCHYDKLMDFFYNNSDRKQNDTRDSWDTTQLILVQVVGCLFCCFILFSNAMVITAVITNRRFHFPFYYLLSNLAASDFLAGIAYVYLMLNTGDVSRKLTVSGYFFRQGLLDISLSASLSNLLVIALERYVSIMSFKVHSNLTKRRVTLLIFLVWAISILMGAVPSMGWNCICSLDTCSKLAPLFSRSYVIFWSVSNLVMFLIMVAIYIRIYMYVKKKTVGMKQHTNNSLNRKKTPIKLIKTVMVVLGAFVICWTPGLLVLLVDGVCQSCKVTKFKRWLLLMAVANSVMNPCIYSYKDQEMWRTIKNLMQCICNGTRRQRSLRANTRHLHSGQETGNSPLPSEGNEE, from the exons AACCCAGCTCATTCTAGTCCAGGTGGTGGGCTGCTTGTTCTGCTGCTTCATCCTCTTCTCCAACGCTATGGTCATCACTGCTGTCATCACCAACAGGAGGTTCCATTTTCCCTTCTACTACCTTCTATCCAATCTTGCTGCCTCAGACTTCCTCGCAGGCATAGCATATGTATACCTCATGCTTAACACCGGGGACGTCTCACGGAAGCTCACGGTGAGCGGATACTTCTTCCGCCAAGGGCTTCTGGACATCAGCCTGTCGGCCTCGCTGTCCAACCTGCTCGTCATCGCCCTTGAACGCTACGTCTCCATCATGAGCTTTAAGGTGCACAGCAACCTGACCAAGAGGAGAGTGACTCTGCTGATCTTTCTGGTGTGGGCCATCTCCATCCTCATGGGAGCCGTGCCCAGCATGGGCTGGAACTGCATCTGCAGTCTTGACACGTGCTCAAAGCTGGCCCCCCTGTTCAGCAGGAGCTACGTGATCTTCTGGTCCGTCTCAAACTTGGTGATGTTTCTCATCATGGTGGCTATTTACATCCGGATCTACATGTATGTCAAGAAGAAGACGGTGGGGATGAAGCAGCACACCAACAACTCCTTAAATCGCAAGAAGACTCCCATCAAGCTTATCAAGACGGTGATGGTTGTTCTTG gagctttTGTGATCTGTTGGACCCCCGGTCTGTTGGTTCTGTTGGTGGACGGCGTGTGTCAGAGCTGCAAAGTCACCAAATTCAAGCGCTGGCTCCTCCTTATGGCCGTTGCCAACTCTGTCATGAACCCGTGCATCTACTCCTACAAGGATCAGGAAATGTGGAGGACTATTAAAAACCTCATGCAGTGCATCTGCAACGGCACGCGTCGGCAGCGCTCCTTAAGGGCCAACACCAGACATTTGCACTCTGGTCAAGAAACGGGTAACAGTCCGCTACCGTCAGAAGGAAACGAAGAGTGA